GCTCCAGAAGGCCACGACCAGCGCGAGCAGGGTTCCGCCGTGCAGCGCGACGTCGAACGCCAGGCCCCCGTACGGCCAGCCCAGCAGGGTCGGGATCACGTACAGATGGGCGCTGCTCGAGACCGGCAGCAGTTCGGTGAGCCCCTGCACCGCGCCGAGCACCGCGGCCTGCAGGGGCGTGTACACGACGGGAGTGGCCACCGCGGTCGCGAGCATGGCGCGGGACGCTAGCACGCGGGTCTGCGCGTGACCAGCCCGGGCGACGTGATCGACGCCTCTCCGGAGCCTCCGCCCGACACGACACGACGCGTCGCGAAGGACGCGGGACGGGTCGGAGCGGCGACGATGCTGTCGCGCCTCCTCGGGCTGGTGCGCGACCAGACGATGGCGGCGCTGTTCGGTGCGGGATTCGCGAGTGACGCCTTCAACGCCGCGTTCCGCATTCCCAACCTGCTGCGCGACCTGTTCGCCGAAGGCGCGATGTCGGCGGCCTTCATCCCGACCTTCACCGAGGCGGAGGCGAAGCGCGGCGCGAACGAAGCCTGGGTGCTCGGCCGCCAGGTGATGTCTTCCCTGCTCCTCGTGCTGCTCGCGCTGTGCGTGCTCGGCTGGGCCTTCTCGGCGCCGTTCATGGACCTGCTCGCCGGCGGCTTCGCCCGTGAGCCCGGCAAGCTGGACCTGACCGCGTGGCTGTTCCGCGTGATGCTGCCGTTCCTGCCGCTGGTGGCGATGTCGGCGGTGGCGATGGGCATGCTGAACGCGCGCGGCGTGTTCGGCGTGCCGGCGCTCGCGCCGGCGCTGCTCAACGCCGGCATGGTCGTCTTCGGGCTGGCGCTCATGCCGGCCTGCCGGGCGATCGGGCAGCCGCCGATCGTCGCCATGGCGATCGGCGTGGTGCTCGGAGCGGGGCTGCAGTTCGCCTTCCAGCTGCCGTCGCTCCGCCGGCAGGGGTTCCGCTTCGCGCTCGAGTGGCCCACCTGGCCTCCCGGCGTCCGCCGGATCGCGATGCTCATGGGCCCCGCGACCATCGGCCTCGCCGCGACCAACGTGAACGTCATCGTCGCATCGCGCATCGCCAGCTCGTTCGTCGAAGGCACCGTCACCTGGCTCTACTGCGCGTTTCGCCTCATGCAGCTGCCGATCGGCGTCTTCGGCGTCGCGCTCGCCACGGTCAGCATGCCGGCGCTCTCCCGCGCCGCGGTGGACGGCGACCTCGGGGCGCTCAAGTCCACGCTCTCGGCCGCCACGCGGCTGGTGCTCGTGCTGACCATTCCCGCGGCGGTGCTGCTCGCGGTGCTCGCCGAGCCGACGCTCGCCGTGCTGTTCGAGCACGGGCATTTCCACGCCGCCGACACGCTGCATACCGCCGAAGCGCTCGTCTTCTATTGCCTCGGCCTGCCCGCGTTCGCCGCGATCGGCGTCTTCTCCCGCGCCTTTTACGCGCTCGGCGACACGCGCCTGCCGATGTTCGCGAGCCTCGCGGCCGTCACGGTCAACCTCGCGCTCAACCTGTTGCTCGTCGGTCCGCTTCGCTTTCTCGGCCTCGATCACCGGGGCATCGCGCTCGCCGCTTCGCTGGCGGCGTTCGCGAACCTCGCCCAGCTGGTGTACTGGCTGCGTCGCCGGATCGGCGGCTTCGGCGGCCGGCAGGTTCTCTCGACGCTGCTGCGCGTGCTGGCCGCCGCCGGCTTCGTCGGTGGCGTGCTGGCTCTGGGCATGCACGTGCTCGGCCCGCGCTGGCGGCACGGACACCTGACCGAGCTGGCGACCGTGGGTTGCGGCCTGGCGCTCGGCGCCGGGCTTCTCTGGCTGGCGCTGCGCGCCGCGCGCGTCGAGGAGCTCGCGGTGATCGAGGGCCTCGTTCGCTCGCTGCGCCGGCGATTCGCGGGCGGGCGCTGAGATGCCGGCCCTCCCGGGGCGTCCGGCGGGCCGGTCGTCGCCCGGCCTGCGCTCGTTGTGCTCTTTCGCGGCGGCGATGACCCGGCGGGACTTCGAGGTCGCGCGCGCGGCCGTCGCGGCGGCCCGACGCGGCGGATCTCGTCGCGTGGCGGCCGAGGAGGCCGCGCTGATGCTCACGCTTCACGCCGGGTTCCCCGCGGCGCTCGAAGCGCTTCGCGTGCTGAACGAAGCATGGCCCGGCCGTGCGCGTGCCCGGAGGGAGGGAAGCGTCGCGGACTGGCGATCGCGCGGCGGGCGGTTGTGCCGGCAGGTCTACGGTCCGGCGTTCGCCAGGCTGGTGCCCGCCGTACGGGCGCTGCACCCGGACCTCGCGGTCTGGATGATCGAGCACGGCTACGGCCGGGTGCTCTCCCGGCGGGGGATGTCCGCGCGCGATCGCGAGCTGGTCGCCGTCGCGACGCTCGCCGCGCTCGGCTGGGAGCGTCAGCTGGTCAGTCACCTGCTCGGGGCGCTGCGGGCGGGCGGTACGGAGCGCCAGATCGCCGTCGCGCTTCGAGCGGGACTTGTGGGCGCGGAGGACGAACGGCGCGCCTCGGCACGCTCGGCCTGGCGCCGCGTGGCCGCGGCCGACCCGCGCTGGCGCGCCCGCCGGACTTCGCGGCGCGTCTGACGGGCCGGGAGCGCGCCCAACGGCGCCGCGGCGCTCCCGTCGCCCGCGGCACTCCCGGCTGGCGGTGCATGAACGGCGCGGGCTAGGATGCCCGCCTCATGCCCTCGCCCTGCCGTCCCTCGGCGTCCGTCCACCGCTGTCCCGCGGAGCGCGTCCGGTGAAGTCCGGCACGCTCGCCGCCCGCGCGCGGCTCGCGGGCCGTCCCGGGACGCCCACCGAACGGCTGTTCGACCCGATCACGCACGACCTGCTGACCGGTGGGCCCGTTGCCCGTGAGCGGTTCGCGCGCGTGTGGACCGATGGTGCGGCCCTGCGCTCGCTGGCGGCGACCAAGCGCGCCCCGCTCGACCCCGCGCTCGCGCGCGACATGACGGACTACCATCGCCGCCTCGGCGCCTCGCAGGCCTCGCTCGCGAACCTCGAACGGCTCGTGCGTGGCGAGGCGGTCGCGACGGTCGCGGGCCAGCAGCCCGCGCCGCTCGGCGGCCCGCTCTATTCGCTGCACAAGACCTCCTCGGCGGTCGGCCTCGCCGCGGTCGTGCGCTCGCGCGCCGGCGTGCCGGCCGTGCCGCTGTACTGGATGCACGGCGAGGACTCCGACTTCGCCGAGATCCGGCACGTCTCGGTCAGCGACGCGGCGCTCGCGGTTCACGACTTCGCGCTTCCCGACACGGCCCACGCCGAGGGCGGACTGGTCGGAGACATCCCGCTCGCTCCGCTCGCCGAGATCACGGCCACGGCCCTCGCGCGCTGGGAGGGACTCGCCGGTGCGGCGGACGCCGGCGCGCTCGCGCGGCGCGCGCTCGACCCGGCGCGCGATCTCGGCGAGGCGACGAGCGCGCTGCTGCTGGCGTTGTTCGCCGACCAGGGCCTGGTGGTGATCGATCCGCGGCTGCCGGCGTTTCGCGCTGCCGCCCGCGCGGTGATCGAACGCTACCTGGCGAATGCCGACGCCCTGCACGCCGCCGCGAACGCCGCCGGTGCGCGCCTGCAGGCGCTCGCCGGGCGCAGGCCGCTCGACGCCGGCGCGCTCGAGTCGTTCGTGTTCGAGATCGAGGGCGGGCGCAGGCGCAAGCTCTCGGCCGCGCAGGCGCGATCGCGCGCGGCGTCCATGACGCTCAGCCCGAGCGTGGCGCTGCGGCCGGCGGTCCAGGACGGCGTCTTTCCCACCGTTGCGATGGCGTGCGGACCCGGCGAAATCGCCTATCTCGCCCAGCTCCGGGAAGTGTTCGAAGGCGTCGGGGTGACGCCGGCGCTGGTCGTGCCGCGATTCGGCGCGACCTGGCTGCCCCCGGAGGCCCTCGAGCTGGCGGAGGCCGCGGCCACGGAAGCCTGGGACGTCGTGGCGGGCGCCGACGCCGTGGTCGCGCGCGTCGCGCAGCAACGGGTGCCGGCCGAACTCGAGGGCGAGCTGGTGCGGGCCCGTGCGGCCGCGCTCGAAGGACTCGAACGCTTCGCCGGCTCCTCGCGCGCGCTGGATTCGAGCCTGCCGCAGATGGTCGAGTCCGCGCGCGGCAAGGTGGACTACCAGTTCGCGCGCCTTCACGAGGGCCTGATCGGAAAAGTGCGCGCCCGCCTGGATCGCGAGCATCCCGCATGGCGGCGCCTGCGCTACGTGCTGCTGCCCGGCGACCGCCTGCAGGAGCGGCGCCTCGCCACGCTCGAACCGGTGGCGCGCCGCGGCGCGGGGGTGGTCGCGGAGCTCTGCGAGGTGGCCGCCGAGCACGCCGCGCGGGCCGCCGAGGGCGTGCACGAACACTGGCTGCTGGAGGCCTGATGCCGAGCGAAGCGCTGTTCTTCGGGGCGCATCCGGACGACATCGAGTTCTCGTGCGGCGGCCTGGCCGCGCTGCTCGCGAGCCACGGGCACGCGGTCGGTCTCGTGGACCTGACGCGGGGCGAGCTGGGCACGCGCGGCGACGTCGCCGTTCGCGAGCGCGAGGCGGCCGCGGCGGCGCGGGCGCTGGGCGTGGGTTCGCGCGAGTGCCTCGGGCTTCCCGACGGCGGGCTCGACCGGCACGATCGCGCGCAGCTGGCGGCCGTGGTCGGCGCGATTCGCCGCCACCGGCCGTCGCTGGTCGTCGCGCCGCACCGCGCGGACGCCCACCCCGACCACGTCGAGACCTCGCACCTGGTCACCCGCGGCTGCTATCTCGCGGGCCTCGCGAAGTTCGCCCCGGGAGAGCCGCGCTGGCGGCCCGCGCGGCTCCTGTACGCGCTCTATCGCGGCGAGACGCCGCCGACGCTGATCGTGGACATCACGCCCGTCTGGGAGGCGCGCGTGGCGGCGATCGCGGCGCACGCGAGCCAGCTCGATCCGGCCGCGGGCGAGCCCACGTACCTGACCTCGCCCGGCTTTCTCGCCGAGGTCGAGGCGCGAGCGAGGTTGTTCGGCGTCGCGGGCGGTTGCACGTGGGCCGAAGGCTACCGCGTTCGGGGCCCGCTCGCGCTGCGCGACGCGCGCGCGTTGCTCG
The window above is part of the Candidatus Eisenbacteria bacterium genome. Proteins encoded here:
- the bshC gene encoding bacillithiol biosynthesis cysteine-adding enzyme BshC — its product is MKSGTLAARARLAGRPGTPTERLFDPITHDLLTGGPVARERFARVWTDGAALRSLAATKRAPLDPALARDMTDYHRRLGASQASLANLERLVRGEAVATVAGQQPAPLGGPLYSLHKTSSAVGLAAVVRSRAGVPAVPLYWMHGEDSDFAEIRHVSVSDAALAVHDFALPDTAHAEGGLVGDIPLAPLAEITATALARWEGLAGAADAGALARRALDPARDLGEATSALLLALFADQGLVVIDPRLPAFRAAARAVIERYLANADALHAAANAAGARLQALAGRRPLDAGALESFVFEIEGGRRRKLSAAQARSRAASMTLSPSVALRPAVQDGVFPTVAMACGPGEIAYLAQLREVFEGVGVTPALVVPRFGATWLPPEALELAEAAATEAWDVVAGADAVVARVAQQRVPAELEGELVRARAAALEGLERFAGSSRALDSSLPQMVESARGKVDYQFARLHEGLIGKVRARLDREHPAWRRLRYVLLPGDRLQERRLATLEPVARRGAGVVAELCEVAAEHAARAAEGVHEHWLLEA
- the murJ gene encoding murein biosynthesis integral membrane protein MurJ, which produces MLSRLLGLVRDQTMAALFGAGFASDAFNAAFRIPNLLRDLFAEGAMSAAFIPTFTEAEAKRGANEAWVLGRQVMSSLLLVLLALCVLGWAFSAPFMDLLAGGFAREPGKLDLTAWLFRVMLPFLPLVAMSAVAMGMLNARGVFGVPALAPALLNAGMVVFGLALMPACRAIGQPPIVAMAIGVVLGAGLQFAFQLPSLRRQGFRFALEWPTWPPGVRRIAMLMGPATIGLAATNVNVIVASRIASSFVEGTVTWLYCAFRLMQLPIGVFGVALATVSMPALSRAAVDGDLGALKSTLSAATRLVLVLTIPAAVLLAVLAEPTLAVLFEHGHFHAADTLHTAEALVFYCLGLPAFAAIGVFSRAFYALGDTRLPMFASLAAVTVNLALNLLLVGPLRFLGLDHRGIALAASLAAFANLAQLVYWLRRRIGGFGGRQVLSTLLRVLAAAGFVGGVLALGMHVLGPRWRHGHLTELATVGCGLALGAGLLWLALRAARVEELAVIEGLVRSLRRRFAGGR
- the bshB1 gene encoding bacillithiol biosynthesis deacetylase BshB1 codes for the protein MPSEALFFGAHPDDIEFSCGGLAALLASHGHAVGLVDLTRGELGTRGDVAVREREAAAAARALGVGSRECLGLPDGGLDRHDRAQLAAVVGAIRRHRPSLVVAPHRADAHPDHVETSHLVTRGCYLAGLAKFAPGEPRWRPARLLYALYRGETPPTLIVDITPVWEARVAAIAAHASQLDPAAGEPTYLTSPGFLAEVEARARLFGVAGGCTWAEGYRVRGPLALRDARALLGPAERVG
- a CDS encoding carboxymuconolactone decarboxylase family protein; this encodes MLTLHAGFPAALEALRVLNEAWPGRARARREGSVADWRSRGGRLCRQVYGPAFARLVPAVRALHPDLAVWMIEHGYGRVLSRRGMSARDRELVAVATLAALGWERQLVSHLLGALRAGGTERQIAVALRAGLVGAEDERRASARSAWRRVAAADPRWRARRTSRRV